One genomic window of [Clostridium] scindens ATCC 35704 includes the following:
- a CDS encoding MptD family putative ECF transporter S component yields the protein MSNQTNSMNKGLTVKDLVTTGIFTALVFVFILVGGILFAPNPVLTFFMPAGSGLLTGPVFLLMIAKVQKRWSLSIMGVVICIIWFVTGMHWAFALGYLIMAIVADFVSGAGQYKSKKLNSLAYILFSLGGTGSYIVFFADPNGWAQTMLGNGTEQSYIDTMQATANTGILVAMFAAAIVTSAISAFVGCKMLKKQFEKAGITA from the coding sequence ATGAGTAATCAAACAAATTCTATGAACAAGGGTCTGACCGTGAAAGACCTGGTAACAACAGGTATTTTTACTGCGCTGGTATTCGTTTTCATCTTAGTGGGTGGTATCCTTTTTGCGCCTAACCCCGTGCTTACATTTTTCATGCCAGCCGGGAGCGGCCTGCTTACTGGGCCAGTCTTTTTATTGATGATCGCAAAGGTTCAGAAACGGTGGAGCCTTTCTATCATGGGTGTTGTAATCTGCATTATCTGGTTCGTGACCGGTATGCACTGGGCTTTTGCGTTGGGCTATCTGATTATGGCGATTGTCGCTGACTTTGTTTCCGGTGCGGGCCAGTACAAAAGCAAGAAGCTGAACAGTCTTGCATACATCCTGTTTTCTCTCGGCGGTACTGGATCGTATATCGTTTTCTTTGCCGATCCCAACGGCTGGGCGCAGACTATGCTGGGTAATGGAACCGAGCAGAGCTATATCGACACTATGCAGGCAACCGCTAACACCGGCATCCTTGTTGCCATGTTTGCCGCCGCTATCGTTACATCTGCGATCAGCGCCTTTGTAGGCTGCAAAATGCTGAAAAAACAGTTTGAAAAGGCTGGTATCACGGCATGA
- a CDS encoding helix-turn-helix transcriptional regulator, whose protein sequence is MDERNNDFDFDFMPIGQAIKKAREARGMTREQLAGIIGYAPRHIQSIENEGQHPSIELFIQLITMFDVSVDEYIFPEKEVKKSSVRRRLDAQLDKLNDRELSVIEATVNGLCMAKEPEE, encoded by the coding sequence ATGGACGAAAGAAACAACGATTTTGACTTTGATTTTATGCCCATTGGACAGGCGATCAAAAAAGCCCGTGAAGCCAGAGGAATGACCAGGGAGCAGCTTGCCGGGATCATTGGGTATGCTCCACGACACATTCAGTCCATTGAGAACGAGGGACAGCATCCCAGTATTGAGCTGTTTATTCAGCTAATTACCATGTTCGATGTGTCTGTTGATGAATACATATTTCCTGAAAAAGAAGTTAAGAAAAGTTCTGTCCGCAGACGCTTAGACGCACAGCTCGACAAACTCAATGATAGAGAACTGTCCGTCATAGAAGCAACTGTGAACGGGTTATGTATGGCAAAAGAGCCAGAGGAATAA
- a CDS encoding class I SAM-dependent methyltransferase yields the protein MNTIKENSKAAFNQQAATYDNDIKGRHARSLYPVLLEKLSHIPFQSALDLGCGTGEMLKLILQEDIGKELYGIDLSEQMLHVAKSKLPEQVKLLLGDSEALPFPDNTFDVVYCNDSFHHYPEPMNVLREVHRVLKPGGTFLMGDCWQPLVGRIIMNFYMRHSKEGDVKIYSEAEIVSMLSEYFRNVSWEQIGNTACIAMGKK from the coding sequence ATGAATACTATAAAAGAAAACTCAAAGGCAGCCTTTAACCAGCAAGCTGCTACCTATGACAACGATATTAAGGGCCGACACGCCCGCTCCCTTTATCCTGTCCTATTGGAAAAGCTGTCGCACATTCCATTCCAATCTGCCCTTGATTTAGGGTGCGGAACTGGCGAGATGTTAAAACTTATTTTGCAAGAAGATATTGGCAAAGAATTATACGGAATTGACTTGTCAGAACAAATGCTTCATGTTGCAAAGTCAAAGCTACCGGAGCAAGTGAAATTGTTGTTGGGTGACAGTGAGGCACTCCCTTTCCCGGACAATACTTTTGATGTCGTGTATTGCAATGATTCGTTTCACCATTATCCAGAGCCGATGAATGTCCTAAGAGAAGTACACCGGGTATTGAAACCCGGCGGCACATTCCTGATGGGAGATTGTTGGCAGCCGCTTGTAGGGCGCATTATTATGAATTTCTATATGCGTCACAGCAAAGAGGGGGATGTTAAGATTTACTCTGAAGCAGAAATTGTTTCTATGCTTTCAGAATATTTTCGTAATGTATCGTGGGAGCAGATTGGAAATACTGCGTGTATTGCTATGGGCAAAAAATGA
- a CDS encoding ECF-type sigma factor produces MAYNHGKAERKWKLWKEKEEKILRDSGASEDMIEEIRLYDRQAFNSDRRYYERVQETGTYLDTVAASTDQPEPKTVQDFLDHIENQELYHVLITVDRLTLQIVLMKIQGYSTHEIARYLKITEKAVYRRMDRLKEKVEKIFE; encoded by the coding sequence ATGGCATATAACCATGGAAAAGCAGAGCGCAAATGGAAGCTCTGGAAAGAGAAAGAAGAAAAGATTTTAAGAGACAGCGGTGCTTCTGAAGATATGATTGAAGAAATCCGTCTCTATGACCGTCAAGCATTTAATTCAGACAGACGATATTATGAGCGTGTTCAGGAAACAGGTACATACCTTGATACTGTTGCAGCATCCACAGATCAGCCGGAACCGAAAACAGTACAGGATTTCTTGGATCATATTGAGAATCAGGAATTGTATCATGTACTGATTACAGTGGACAGGCTTACCCTTCAGATCGTTCTGATGAAGATCCAGGGGTACAGCACCCATGAAATTGCCAGGTATCTGAAGATTACCGAAAAGGCAGTTTACAGGCGTATGGACAGGCTGAAAGAAAAAGTGGAGAAGATCTTTGAATAA
- a CDS encoding helix-turn-helix transcriptional regulator, producing MSEIIDQFYTPLLIEHGFIRDPNNQQYGALGVCWKLSPEIGEGTYWTYGQKNLFDIKIHNFFFHEDFMLECSLPECLSITRYDSISGEELSPYRRLSAGCIKTFIGDYAPYKALIHKNIPIRSIGIEIAPAYYEDYLKKLYPEAQINPVDAFRKIDQTSDFPEMSQLLTEIKDYRGEGLAAKLFYEGKVAEAVSMVVEYQKRHPDKPTNKLSRQDIESIQTVAAYLSDHYASDIPLERLTQIACMGTTKLKSCFRKYYDCTITEYVQQRRMSQAEYLLAYTELTIGQVAQTVGYSTSSRFAELFRKSTGLLPGEYRKMAQK from the coding sequence ATGTCTGAAATTATAGACCAATTTTATACACCTCTGCTGATTGAACACGGTTTTATCCGTGACCCAAACAACCAACAATACGGGGCATTAGGTGTGTGCTGGAAACTTTCTCCCGAAATCGGAGAAGGCACATACTGGACTTATGGACAAAAAAACCTATTTGATATTAAAATCCATAATTTTTTCTTCCACGAAGATTTCATGTTGGAATGTTCTTTGCCGGAATGTTTGAGTATCACTCGGTATGACTCTATCTCTGGGGAGGAATTATCTCCATACCGCAGACTGTCTGCCGGGTGTATTAAAACATTTATCGGAGACTACGCCCCATACAAGGCTTTAATACATAAAAACATTCCAATTCGTTCCATTGGAATTGAAATCGCACCGGCGTATTATGAGGATTATTTGAAAAAGCTGTACCCGGAGGCACAGATCAATCCAGTTGACGCTTTTCGCAAAATCGATCAAACCTCGGATTTTCCAGAAATGTCACAGTTACTCACGGAGATTAAGGACTATCGCGGGGAAGGGCTTGCTGCAAAACTTTTTTATGAGGGCAAAGTCGCAGAAGCTGTTTCAATGGTAGTTGAATATCAGAAAAGACATCCTGATAAACCTACCAATAAGCTCTCCCGGCAGGATATAGAAAGTATCCAGACGGTTGCCGCATATCTTAGCGACCACTATGCTTCTGATATTCCTCTGGAGCGGCTAACGCAGATTGCCTGCATGGGGACAACGAAGTTGAAAAGTTGTTTTAGGAAATACTACGATTGCACCATCACAGAGTATGTTCAGCAGCGGCGTATGAGTCAGGCAGAATATCTGTTAGCATACACAGAATTGACAATAGGGCAGGTTGCTCAAACCGTCGGGTATTCCACTTCAAGCCGATTTGCAGAATTATTCCGTAAAAGTACAGGGCTGTTACCGGGGGAATATCGTAAAATGGCACAGAAATAA
- a CDS encoding TetR/AcrR family transcriptional regulator — translation MRVTKEPEVRKQEILDTALKLFGENGYEKTSITDIAKAIGVAQGLCYRYFPSKEVLFDSAIEQYADVLVEQFTDAEKDDHKTLRQIIEEMPATMEKQDTKYYSVFHGTENRKFHDQLALKVCEKLVPLVEKLLQRAKQKGEIQFDDLQAAATFCVYGQLGILLTDDLTQEDKSKRIREFLIFALHL, via the coding sequence ATGCGAGTTACAAAAGAGCCGGAAGTACGCAAGCAGGAAATTTTAGATACTGCCCTCAAATTGTTTGGGGAAAACGGCTATGAAAAAACCTCGATTACAGATATAGCAAAAGCAATCGGTGTGGCACAAGGTTTGTGCTATCGCTATTTCCCGTCCAAAGAGGTTTTATTTGACAGTGCGATTGAACAATATGCCGATGTGTTGGTAGAGCAATTCACAGATGCCGAAAAAGACGATCACAAAACCTTACGTCAGATTATTGAAGAAATGCCTGCCACTATGGAAAAACAGGATACAAAATATTATTCTGTTTTTCACGGAACGGAGAACAGAAAATTTCACGATCAGCTTGCCCTTAAGGTATGCGAGAAGTTGGTACCGCTTGTAGAAAAACTGCTGCAACGTGCCAAACAAAAAGGCGAAATTCAGTTTGATGATTTACAGGCCGCCGCGACATTTTGCGTATATGGGCAACTTGGTATTCTACTGACAGACGACCTTACACAAGAAGATAAATCCAAACGGATTCGTGAATTTCTCATATTTGCACTTCACCTTTGA
- a CDS encoding energy-coupling factor transporter transmembrane component T produces the protein MSGERHKKGIWLDPRAKLFLILVCVLSSMFAPSLAYQFSLVVLIAVLGAFFGKWKYVIKAVCFYAVICALTVWIMAELTGTLRTMFIAFLGLFHKVYACGTLAGIVLTTTKVNEFLSAMNRVHAPKKLVIPLAVMLRYIPTIQEDWRYIKDAMQMRDVSPSLAGFLAHPGMTVECIYVPLMMAASKAADELSIASVTRGIENPHPRTCLIQIKCGAADWGVMAVAVAFLIFELCVGGGVIG, from the coding sequence ATGAGCGGTGAACGCCATAAGAAAGGGATTTGGCTCGATCCACGAGCAAAACTTTTTCTCATTCTTGTGTGTGTTTTATCTTCCATGTTCGCCCCTTCGCTTGCCTATCAATTTTCTCTTGTTGTGCTGATTGCGGTATTAGGGGCCTTCTTTGGAAAATGGAAATATGTCATTAAGGCAGTATGCTTTTATGCGGTTATCTGCGCCCTGACAGTTTGGATTATGGCAGAATTGACTGGCACGCTACGAACAATGTTCATCGCCTTTTTAGGTTTGTTCCATAAAGTCTATGCGTGCGGGACTCTGGCCGGAATTGTTCTGACTACCACAAAAGTTAATGAGTTTCTGTCAGCGATGAACCGTGTCCATGCGCCGAAAAAGTTAGTCATTCCCCTGGCAGTCATGCTGCGGTATATTCCAACCATTCAAGAGGACTGGCGTTACATCAAGGATGCTATGCAGATGAGAGATGTTTCACCTTCTCTGGCAGGCTTCCTGGCGCATCCGGGCATGACAGTTGAGTGTATCTATGTGCCTTTGATGATGGCGGCTTCAAAAGCGGCGGATGAACTTTCCATCGCCTCTGTCACTCGTGGAATTGAAAATCCCCATCCCCGCACCTGTCTTATCCAGATAAAATGCGGAGCTGCTGATTGGGGAGTTATGGCTGTTGCCGTAGCTTTTCTGATTTTTGAATTGTGTGTGGGGGGAGGTGTGATTGGTTGA
- a CDS encoding MATE family efflux transporter has product MPTKIDFIGGNTKRCLMAMALPMIAAMFLNMMYNLVDSLWIGNLLGKTAYAALTNSTPIILILTSVAMGATNGVSILISQAIGAKDKKKTESLIATSFCVAVAFSLLVTILLEIFLPGILKALNTPAETYDMAYSYLAIYILGYLAVYLYLYFTAVLRSFGNSMFQAVAMLVSTILNAILDPIFIHFIGFHGAAIATLLSQMICLLFMLIYLKKKKLFTFKISAFNCNDVLLLIQKAIPSVIQQSIPAISTTSLTALVSTYSVTAIAAYGVTGKLETILFYPAMALNMVLTTIIGQCAGGARYDRAKDYLKCALGYGCGLLVILSVLVVGFSKQLSGLFVRSSDVAVIVGTYFLIVSIGYVLNTVTNCYLGALNGMGKPSKSMFLMIFYYIVVRIPLAYLLSYLGFGLNGIWVAVLVSHIVASLAAAITGTVFVRKKGNIKA; this is encoded by the coding sequence ATGCCAACGAAAATTGATTTTATAGGTGGTAACACAAAGCGTTGCCTTATGGCAATGGCGCTCCCGATGATTGCCGCCATGTTCCTTAATATGATGTATAACCTTGTAGACAGTCTGTGGATTGGAAATCTGCTCGGTAAAACGGCTTATGCCGCTTTAACAAATTCTACTCCCATCATTTTAATTTTGACTTCTGTTGCCATGGGAGCAACAAACGGTGTGTCTATTTTGATCTCACAAGCCATTGGTGCAAAGGATAAGAAAAAGACCGAAAGTTTGATAGCTACATCGTTCTGCGTAGCAGTGGCATTTTCCCTGCTTGTCACCATTTTGCTTGAAATCTTTCTTCCGGGAATTTTGAAAGCCTTGAACACTCCTGCTGAAACTTATGATATGGCATATAGCTATTTGGCAATTTATATCCTTGGCTATCTGGCAGTTTACCTCTACCTGTATTTCACTGCGGTTTTGCGTAGCTTTGGTAATTCTATGTTTCAGGCTGTTGCGATGCTGGTATCAACCATTTTGAACGCAATTCTCGATCCCATTTTTATTCATTTCATCGGGTTTCATGGTGCCGCGATTGCAACATTGCTTTCACAGATGATTTGCCTGCTGTTTATGCTAATCTATCTGAAAAAGAAAAAGTTATTTACATTCAAAATCTCTGCTTTTAATTGTAATGATGTTCTGCTGCTGATTCAAAAAGCAATTCCCTCTGTAATTCAGCAAAGCATTCCAGCAATCAGCACAACTTCCCTTACAGCACTCGTCAGTACATATAGTGTAACGGCAATCGCAGCTTATGGGGTAACGGGAAAACTGGAAACCATCCTGTTCTATCCGGCTATGGCTCTGAACATGGTTTTAACCACCATCATCGGCCAATGTGCTGGTGGAGCGCGATATGATCGAGCAAAAGACTATTTGAAATGCGCTTTGGGATATGGGTGTGGACTGCTTGTGATCCTCTCTGTTCTGGTAGTTGGATTTTCAAAACAGCTTTCCGGCCTGTTCGTCAGAAGCAGCGATGTTGCGGTTATTGTCGGTACATATTTTCTGATTGTCAGCATCGGCTATGTTCTTAACACAGTCACAAACTGCTATTTGGGTGCGCTTAACGGCATGGGAAAGCCGTCAAAAAGCATGTTCTTGATGATTTTCTATTATATTGTAGTTCGGATACCTTTGGCCTATTTGCTATCTTATTTGGGATTTGGTCTAAACGGGATTTGGGTTGCGGTACTGGTTAGTCATATAGTAGCCAGTCTTGCAGCTGCTATAACAGGGACAGTTTTTGTAAGGAAGAAAGGAAACATTAAAGCGTAA